Part of the Nicotiana tabacum cultivar K326 chromosome 20, ASM71507v2, whole genome shotgun sequence genome, ATGGAAGTACAAGAAAACTTATCTTTAAGGGGTAACATATCAAAGAACCTTCTCGCCGAAACTAGATCACTACACTTTGTATACATATTCACAATGGCACCATTGGCAATGCCGAGCTCACCAACACCGTGCCGAAAAATGAAGCCATGAATTTCTTTGCCAGTTTTCACGGTCTGAAGAGAACTACATGCGTTTAGGATAGCAGTTAATGTCATTTCATCAGGAGTGACGTCCTCCACGGACATCTCTCTGAACAATTCAACAGCTCTATCTGAAAAACCGTGTTCTACAAGACCAGCAATCATTGAGGCCCATGAGACATTATCCTTATCCTCAATCAGCTCAAATATGATATATGATTCCCCTATACTACCACATTTCGAGTACATTGTGAAAAGAGAGCTGCTCACATTAACATTAGAGATTAACCCCGATTTAAGAGTGTAGCTATGTATCTGTCTACCCAAGTCTAGACAGTCTACAACTCCCAAGACACTAGAACAACAGAACTTATCAGGTTTCAGGTCCTCCTGAAATATTCTTTGAAATAGATGAATTACCTTATCAGAATCACTATTCTGGGCAAGAACAGAAATCATGTTAGACCATAAACCTAGGTGCTGCAGATTTTCAGCCTCTGCAAAAACTGCCTCAGATAGGGAAACTTCCCCTATCTTCGAGTACATATTGATCAAAGAATTTTGCACAACTGGATCCTGATAAAGCCCAGTTTTATAGATCCAAGAATGGATTTGGATTGCTTCCTTTGCCATAGCAGGATTAGCACATGCAGTAAGCACACTAGTGACGGTGTAGCTGTTTATCTCGACCTCTTTATTCCTCATTTCCGCAAAGATTCCAACTGCAGAAAGAGGATCACCATTCTGGACGAAACCATTTAGCATGGCAGTCCAAGAAACAACATTGCTGACTGGCATCTGCATGAATTCCTTAAATGCTTCCTCCATAACCCCACATTTTGCATAAAAATCAACAATAGCAGTCCCCACGAAAACATCTTTTTCCAGGCCGCATTTTATCACCGCTCCATGAACCGTTTTGCCAAACCGAAGTTCCAAGAGTGCAACACAAGCATTCAATACACTAGGAATTGTAAATTCGTTAGGCTTTAAAAGCCCACCCCACAATCGCTTATAAATATCCAAACCAACCCAATACTCCCTATTTTTTATTGCCCCTGCTATAATAGCATTCCAACAAACCACATTATCACACAAACAATCATAAAACACCCTTAAAGCATCACGAAACCTACAACTTTTtgaaaacaactcaatcatcccaCATCTTACATATCCATCAGAGAAGAACCCATTTTTCATCACAAGCCCATAAACCTGCTCGCCCCACAATGTAGATGTTAAAGCACCACAAGCAGAGAGAACACTGCCATATGTAAACATATTCATCTCAAACCCCAACATGTGCATCCTACAAAATAACCTCCAAGCATCCTCGTACAATAACGCTTTATTAGAATTTGAAATCATAAGATTCCACGAAAATGTATTTGGGTTAGGCATTTCATCAAGCAGCTTCGCCACATTGTCCAATCTTAATTTACAGTAAGCATCAAGCAAAGAGTTTGCAGCATATACATTGGATTCAAGATTCTGGGTCTTTATGAGATGGGCATGCgcaatttcgggttttgagtgAATAATATTTCTGGGGTTGGTGCGTGCATTGAGGAACTGAATAGGGTGCTGGTCTGAGAAATTAGATGTGCTATCAGCTAAGGCAATGGAAGAGATGAATTTGCGTCCAAAAGCTGAGAATTTCTGCTCTAGTTGGTGGCAGCTGACAGAGCTCATTAATGAAATTGGATCATGGGAAATATGCAGGGAGTGGAGGGGTGGCCTGTGAACTGTTAAACTGAATATTGAAAAGCGCGGTAATGAGATGTGAAGGAGAATTAAGGCATTGGTTCAAAATCCCATTGCTGATAGTATTAAATTTGGACTGTGggtttcaaactttcaatttcgATTGTATTGTTACTTTTAAGTGCAAAATTGTATTTGTTAAATCTGTTGTTACTAATAATGAATAAGTCATTGTAACAATCAGTTTAATATGGTGTTATGAAACATTAGATTACGGTGGATGTCCATATCTCCTAAATGAATAACACCCATTACTATTATTCATTATCTCCGTAACTTCCACTACTCTAATATTTATGGTTGTAACTCCCATACCTCCATAATCTCTCCCATGATCTTCATCcatcatctcaaatgcttaatgacatatttataGAATTATTTTGGTATACTTCTATGCAGTACTATAAATAAAGGATGATAAGTCATTTTGTAACACACTTGAATACATGGAAAAAATAAGAGTCTCTCCtcagtttctctctatatctcttatctattttcttgttttatattgttgCTTTGAGCTTAGTTTCTTAACAAGTTATCAACACGAAGCACTAATCAAGTTAGAGGATAACTTCTTTGATGATGGAATTATGAATGGCCGACAACCTTGATTCAATTTGGTTGAGCCTATGGAAATCTGGGCATCTCATATGCCACATCAATGCTATGTCTGCTTCTATTATACAGGGAGTATCATTTTTCAGTTGCCATGAATTCTACAATTAACTAACGTTAGTATTTAAGACTTGGTCTAATTTGTGTTACTTAacaatttaattttatttgtgcatatgtatatatatattgtgatgacCTTTTACTTGATTTACAAGttaattctgtgtttcgaggccttaaaaacctccttttatctcatctcgatttgcgtgcacactCCGGATGTATATCTGgaacgcttttatgtgaaaatttgataaaatgctaattttacctttaaaattgaatttaagttgacttcgatcaacattttaggtaaacggacccaaacccatgatttgacggtcccggagggtccgtaggaaaatatgggacttgggtgtatgcccgaaattgaattccgaggtcccaagcccgagaaatgaatttttaaagaaaattgtttaattgaaattataagagtttctgaaaatttaaaaatatttgaatttgatggtatcaggaccgtattttagtttcggagcccggtacaggtcttatatggtatttaagttgagcctgtaaaatttggaaAGAAACGGACttcatatgacgtgaatcggaccctcggttgtgaaaatttgaacttaagagttattgagatttttctttaattttgatgctaaacttgtAGTTcgaggtattattttggcgatttgatcttacgaacaagtccgtatgatattcttagggttgtgtgcatgtttggtttggatccccgagggctcgggtgagttttggggtagGCTTCGGGGTGGTTTTAACTTAGAAAAAGTTGCAGGCTTTGCTGTATCTGGTGTCTGATGCACCatgcttcgcgatcgtgtagtcactctcgcgatcgcgaaaaggaaACTGGGagtggatttgttctacgcgaccACGTAACCTGGATCGGGAATGCGGAGCACTAGGGggctgctctacgcgaacgcgacctgtgTCATGCAAACGCGTATAGTAAATTGGAGGTGGGTTGGGATTCATCATTTCTTCTACGCGTATAGTTTAACTGCAGgttatgttgtttgttgtgtcctagactcgtcactacttcgccgaggttaggctcgacacttactcagtacatggggtcggttgtactgatactacactctgcactcttttgtgcagatcccagtactGGAGCATAGGGACCTTAGttaggggttgctgccttcagtccatcagagacccgaggtagtcctgcaggcgtctgcaggccttgacgtccccttcctatcttgtttctctgttcttttctatttcaAAGAGagatatgtatttattttgttcataccctatttgtagtattcttagatagtccatgagattgtgacaccagtcctGGGAGGTTTACTTTTATGGATTCGTATTGGTATTAGCTTAATTGTTAAATTTTGTTCTTCCGCATTATTATTTCCGCTGTTTATAATATGTTAACTTGCAATTGTTAAGAggttaaaaatgaaaagggtaaattaatcggaatagttggcttgcctagctttcactagtaggctccatcacgactcccgagggtgggaaatctgggtcgtgacatatacggAGTACCTCTACTTTCGAGTTGCAAACAAAAGCATATTTCGATGCCTTGATATCATCTCCTATATatacgtctgtgcttatcccccagaggctacagagttaggaacaatttcacttctattcttctttgtcgtgcgatttggtttctcaatgctaattgaacttctactttgttctttcacagatggcgagaacacgtgatTCTTCATCCGCTgatcagtagcccgagcccccagtggcaACTTCTATGAGGGGCAGAGGATAAGGCCGAGGCTGTGCTAggggccgaggcaggggcagagctcagcctagagcagcagcTCTAGCgtcggagcctcaggttgagtttgat contains:
- the LOC107811607 gene encoding pentatricopeptide repeat-containing protein At1g74600, chloroplastic-like, with protein sequence MSSVSCHQLEQKFSAFGRKFISSIALADSTSNFSDQHPIQFLNARTNPRNIIHSKPEIAHAHLIKTQNLESNVYAANSLLDAYCKLRLDNVAKLLDEMPNPNTFSWNLMISNSNKALLYEDAWRLFCRMHMLGFEMNMFTYGSVLSACGALTSTLWGEQVYGLVMKNGFFSDGYVRCGMIELFSKSCRFRDALRVFYDCLCDNVVCWNAIIAGAIKNREYWVGLDIYKRLWGGLLKPNEFTIPSVLNACVALLELRFGKTVHGAVIKCGLEKDVFVGTAIVDFYAKCGVMEEAFKEFMQMPVSNVVSWTAMLNGFVQNGDPLSAVGIFAEMRNKEVEINSYTVTSVLTACANPAMAKEAIQIHSWIYKTGLYQDPVVQNSLINMYSKIGEVSLSEAVFAEAENLQHLGLWSNMISVLAQNSDSDKVIHLFQRIFQEDLKPDKFCCSSVLGVVDCLDLGRQIHSYTLKSGLISNVNVSSSLFTMYSKCGSIGESYIIFELIEDKDNVSWASMIAGLVEHGFSDRAVELFREMSVEDVTPDEMTLTAILNACSSLQTVKTGKEIHGFIFRHGVGELGIANGAIVNMYTKCSDLVSARRFFDMLPLKDKFSCTSMVTGYAQRGYVEDALQLFKQMLMADLDICSFTISSILGVLALSNRSGIGIQVHAYCIKMGSQSEASTGGSLVMMYSKGGSVDDCCKAFEEILAPDLVSWTAMIVSYAQNGKGDDALHVYELMRNSGIKPDSVTFVGVLSACSHAGLVEEGYFFLTSMMKDYGIEPGYRHYACMVDLLGRSGRLTEAERFIIEMPMKPDALVWGTLLAACKVHGDVELGKLAANKIIELEPSEVGAYISLSNIWASVGQWEEVLKIRGSMQGTGIAKEPGWSSL